GCCATTTGACACATATACTCTAGACTTGCTTACTTAAACAACTTttctagcatacttttagaccaatttttaagtaatttcagaactttaaaaaaaatttctaagaGGTTTCAGGTCTATTACAGTTATTTTTACTCCTCAACTCAAACATAAGAATCAGAATATACCCTTATACCATCCCGAACGAAGTACAAAAATCTAGGAGCAGCAGCTGGGTGAGTCAGTGGTCCTGGGGACGTGTGTTGGGCTACTTGGGGTCGTCTGGACAAACATTACCCATCGTCGGACACCACCGGACATGACCAAATGAAAATGTGCAAGGATGCCCCTTGGCgaagtcgtcgtcgtcgcctcCGCCGCACAATTATTACTTCAACTTTTCATTTGGGTCTCGCCACTCTGCGCGGTTTTTCCTGGAGTCTGAAGTCTGGAGGTGCTGCAGGATACCCAGGATACTCCTGGCCATGGCTTGTAATTTCGCTTCCTGCGTctcatttttcatatttcaccGCTTTGAGTGCCATTTGGCAAACTGTAAGAACTGGAAACGGCAAAAGGCGACTGGCCAACAAGGTAAACAGACAATTTCTCAAGCGACTAATGCCCTGACTTATTGTTGAACTTAAGGGGCAAAGGATTGGAATGGGGGAGTGTGGCACATGTTCTTGTGCCAAATGACAAACCTCAAAGTGGATTCTGGACTGGGGGTTTCTAGATAAAGATTTTGACCGCCATAACAAGGGTCAGGTCTTTATAGGAGGGTATTTCTAAAAGGATTTTAACGAAGATTGAGGAATGTTAAACCTTTCGCACCTGAGgggatttaatattataatgtgaagacaaaataaaatatatttacgattattttctgatactttaaaaagtttatttaaggTGCTAACATTTAATAcgtattataaataataaaatcatacaaatttttagagCAATTCTTTTCTAAATTTAGATTTGCACAGTTTTAGTTATAAGCACAAGACCTGGTACCTTttgtgtacaatttttgtttttaagcaggaaatttctatttaaattctataaaattgTAGCCCAAAAAGGGCAAGTATTTTATTGCAAACTAAttctgcataatttaaaaattcctgaGATCTTTATCACCTTTCTGCAAAGCTACAAAACttaatgtttttataattgctaaaatcttataaaaatgttaaaagcaAGAACCAGAACATAAAAAACCCATGGAAACAAAATCGCCTCTAATCTTCGTTCTATTCCAAAACATTGATGATAGCTTGAGATATCTGTTTATGATGGTCGCGTCGATTTGAGGCCACAAAGAAAGAGTTCAATAGCTGGCGAAGCAGATATGATGCGAGTTCAATGTCAAATAGCTGACCTCTGGCAGAGGATGGCCGAAAAAATGGGTGGCAACAGATTGCGCATACGACCTGTTGAAACAGTCGAAAGTCGCAGTTGTTGCAAAAAGCCCCAGAGAGAAGCGAATAAAAACGCAgcattataaacaaaaacagccTACGAAAAGGAAAGAGAAGAAAAtggggcggaggaggaggggggGCCATAAAGAGCCTAGCAAAAGTACTGAATTTATGTGTATAAGTAAGCCACGAAGGTCATATTAAATTGCCATAAAGAGCTATCGATTTTATCTGCAACAATGAGAGAAGGAAAATCGCTGCGCACAAGAAAATGCTCCAGCATCCTAACGAGGACACTGACACCGCCTAAGGAAAATGGCAAGGAAAATGGGGGGAAAATGTAGGGGGCTGAAAGCAAAGaaaggaaagaaagaaaataaagcaGCGGGCAGTCGGAAAATCCATAAAGAGGCGCGTCTGCGGAGGGCcgaaaagaaaagtttttcccaGGCTCctaccccctccccctttcaTCCTTTGGCCACTGGCTAATTAGAAAAGTTTTCCCCTTTCCATTCCGAGCGAGTAGCTGAACGCTCATAGGTGCGAGTAGCCGAGTCGCCATTTTTTTAGCCCACGTGGCGTATGAGCGACGGAGACGGAGCGACACTGGTGTCACACCTACTTACCTACCACACGTAGCCAGGAGCTCAACCATTGGCTGGCATAAATCACAGTTGAAttttccacctcctcctctaTTTTCCtcctcccccttttccccctcAATTTTGCTGGAGCACCTAACGCACTCGGAGAGACACACCTTCATTTCTGGAGAGGAGCAGGGGGAAAAAGAGGGCTTCTAGTTAGCTCGAGTTTCCCGGCGCACCTGCTCCTCTCTCGGCtttctcgctctctctttctctctctctcactcactcactcgctTTCTCATTTGTATTTACCTAAGACAGCAgtggaaatataaaaaaaggaaggaaagCTGGCAAAAAACCGAGTACCTAACGAGCGAAAGCTGCGCACCTAAACCTGCGCTACACAAAAACTCCAGACGAGCTGAGAGCACCTCACAaacacactcacgcacactgGGAATGCGGGGGGAAAGCTGGAAAAGCGGAGGAGGAAAAGCGGTGGAAAAGGTGAAAGCCGAGCCAAACAGATGAGAACAGACGACGTTGACGAGCGAACGACGACGGCAAAATGACGATGACGTTGATGGGGAAAATAAAGCACTATGAGAAACAAGGGGGAGGGGGCTTTGGATAGTAAAGGAAAATTGTAggaaaaatataggaaaataaGTAGAAAATGGAGGGCAACTATAGAAGATATAAGAACTTAAATAGATCATACAAAATCACCTAAAAGGCTAAAACGTGTATACTTTCAGTAGAAATCAAGAAAAtctttagaaaaaattatagGAAAATATTGAGAAAATATAggcaaacttaaaaattaattcttaaaGGCCCTTATATTTTTATCTACAAAGGAAATGAACAAAATCGTGTTTAGTTGTACCGAATAAAACACAAACTACTGTAAAACTAACCTGAACTAgagatttttcttttggccgTCGGAAAAACACATGGAGCCCCACCCCTTTTGGGTGGAAAACCCCTCGAAGGTGCTCAACTTTGGTTGGCTGCCAACATTTTCGTGGTCACCTTAAAAAGCGTAGGTAGCGCCCGCCATAAAGGCCAATAAGAGCGAGCGAGACAGCAGGACAGGCAACAACCTGGCTGAgattatatatgtgtgtgttagtgtgtgtgttggccagAATATCCGTGTATCTGTGTGAGAGCGAAGCCAACGAACGAAAAACGCACGACGAATAACAACTGTTACTTGCGGTTGAGGTTGCAGCTGGGTAACTGGGAAAAGGGGGCGGAAAATGTGGTGGAGAGGGGTGGGGGAGCCGTACCCACAGGTAAGAGAGAGAGGTAGCAGCGCAGCTGGCACCTACATCTCGACATGCCGCACTCTTCTAGCCAAAACGACGACGAAACGAAGACGATGGGCCAACACCTAAAAcaggtatacatatatatatggggCTCTCACAAACATATACACATagaaagggggaggggggctACTGACGCAGGTAGATTGGTGGATGCGTAaggtatattatatatatctcAGCCAGACTTGAAGCACGTGTCTAGGTATTTTCTCTGAGGTGTGAGCAAAGGACATGCGCAGTTCCACAAAAGCTCTCTCTTCACTTTCACTGTTAACTTAACAGCAGGGGAAATTCAGGGGTATCTTAACATGGCCCCATATCGTTTGTAAACTTcacaaaagaaaattcataaataatgttaatttattttcggcCACTGCAGCTGTCTTCGCCTGACAGTTGGCCCAAGATATGGCCATAAAATACAACCCACAcagacgcacacacacaagaAAAGCGAGAGACATTGACCCACAAAGGAAATTAACATAATTGTTGATTCTTGCGTTTTATTGTCGAGTGCGTTTATGGCCTTGTCCTCAGAACCGAATCGATTTTGTGTAAAATTCAAGGGCCAAAACTGATGATAAAGCACATGTCCAGGGGATCGTGGAGGTCGAGGGGGTCAAGATGACTGCAAAGGACACTCATGTGGAGACAATAAGTATGCAGTATTTAAGATAACTTTCTTTTAAAGTTCTTTGTTGCATAAGATTGATGTTGCATAAATTCAAAAACGATTGCATATTTTcctatgaatttaatttagattttaaaattgagaAATCGTAAGAAAAGTTCTTTGAAAATGATAATAGCATACTTGTAGGCagctttttaaaagattttaagcttttcgaattttagaaaatatgttgccaaataaattaataaataaataaatttaattttaaaaaatatttataccataATCTTAGGCagctttttaaaagatttacactttttagaaattttatgaattactttggttttgttttaattggaaatcataataaaattcatattttcccTTCCATTATCTTCCACTCTTTAAGGCAGCTttgattgaattttaatttccattgaTTGCACTTTTTGACCTTTCTTCGCTtcgcaaacaaaaaagttgtGCATACGCCATGTTGCCCCGTAACAAGCCAACAAAATTTGCATTGtagtccttttttttttgggaggggGGCAGACCAAATGAACAGTTCCGTTGTCGGGAAACTTTGCTCGCACTTTTCACGCTTTTCTTTCTAAGGACCGGAGATTGGAGAAAGGAGCAACAGGATGCAAAGTGGACCATCCTTGTTGCTCTTTTGGCTGCTACAAATAACCGGCATCAACTTTAATCACCTGCTTAATTAAATCAGTTTCGCCCAGCCACCCCCCATTTCCCCCCTCCCTTTTGCAGGTTGGTCATTGTTCTGTTTTCCCGAGTTTTCCTGGCTGCCTGCATAAATTATGTGCTGCATAATCACCTACAAGCGTTCTATTTAAGCTCCTGGCAAGTGTCCTTTGCACTCCATCCGCCGAGCTCCttgttttctgcttttttgaccattttttccTGCTGGTCGCTGATGTCCGATAAAGTTCTTAAATCATTTACGTTTTCCTTGtcttttcctttgtttttccttCGCTGCGGTTTTCATTTGCTTAATGCCTGCgttgagtttttattttatcgcGGAAATCAGATGcggatttatgttttttaattccATTAGAGGGTATTTTCTTTTGGCGAAAATTAAGATATACATCTGCATAGTGAAAGGTgagctaaataaaaaaaatagggcAATAAATTGTGAAGAGAATTTAACGATCTGTAAAAGGATTTAATAAATCTCCTTGCAGGTTTTAGATTTAAGGAAACAGTATTATTAAGGGGGTATAATgacttttttcatttttaaataaatatgaatcatataaaaaatttaaaatatttttaaatctaaaataaggCATTTAAGTCATAAAACAAAACGTTTTTATTGCctcattattaattttaacaattaaattgaAGACATACCTCGCTCCAAACAtcataaacaaaaccaaacttTCACTAGAGCTTGAGAAAACCTTTCATATTTCATTGACGTATAACTTGTCCTTATCAATTTCCCCTCATAAATAAACCATCGATGTTTGTTCAATTGTAAgcgaaactacaaaagcaatTAACAGAGACACGAGTATAATTGGCAGCGCCCCAAACTCCAGTCCCCAATTCCAGAGACCCTCCTTCTGGTTAATGTAATGTACCGCAATTTACGTCAACTTAATACTCATTACTGAGCATGAGTTTTTCCCAGGATATGTGCTCTAAGGATATGTGCTTCGTAGTTCGAATTTCCCGCTCCATTTCTCGCACGCCTAGGTAAGATTTATGGAAGAGTGGGAAGAACTCCAAGGAC
This portion of the Drosophila takahashii strain IR98-3 E-12201 chromosome 3R, DtakHiC1v2, whole genome shotgun sequence genome encodes:
- the LOC108059599 gene encoding LOW QUALITY PROTEIN: uncharacterized protein (The sequence of the model RefSeq protein was modified relative to this genomic sequence to represent the inferred CDS: deleted 1 base in 1 codon; substituted 2 bases at 2 genomic stop codons); translated protein: MCKDAPWRSRRRRLRRTIITSTFHLGLATLRGFSWSLKSGGAAGYPGYSWPWLVISLPASHFSYFTALSAIWQTVRTGNGKRRLANKGQRIGMGECGTCSCAKXQTSKWILDGGFXIKILTAITRVRSL